The Microplitis demolitor isolate Queensland-Clemson2020A chromosome 9, iyMicDemo2.1a, whole genome shotgun sequence genomic sequence TCACGAAAATCAAAACCGTCTGcgttatataattaaatgcgCACATACGCTATTTATTGGCTAGGAGGTGTCGTTAAACTTCCGGCGAGAAAGGGATAGCGTACGCCGCGATTCACGGCTGAATCGTTATATGATACCTTATTGACCTTCTCTCTACAATTCTTACGGTTGTGTATTGCATGCGTCCTACGTTTGCTGATCAAGatcttacaaacttttttGATTTGAAATGGAATGACCCACCTATAATATATCTCATTATTATATACAGATGctctaaataaaatactggtcatctattttttctcttattttcaTCTTACATTTATGACCTGTTGCAATTTCTGAGCTTCAAGTTTAGTCGGGTAACAGTGAATATCACAGTGCGAGTATGACCAAGAGTTGTGGATTGTTGCTTCTCTCATTACTATACGCACGTTTTTGAGGTACTTCGGTGTCAATGCCTCCGTCAATTTGTCAAATTACCTACCATCCTGGTTTCAAAATTCAACTCTATCAATcatattcccataaaaaattactttttttttatcctattcatttttttctatgagaATAATAGGATTCatgataatcatttttatttaataaagtataataCTATATTTAGATAATGTAATTATAGTTGGAAACAAATTGTGTTGGctatattatttgaatcaacGATGTCAGTTTTAAGTTCAATTGATAATAGTTCATTACAAACATCACGTATTGAAACTCAATTGCCTTTGATACATAACAATCAATGCCTGTTGCGCCAATATCGAGAAATGACAATagaaacacaaaaaatacaCAAAGCAAAATTAGCGAAACTAAAAATTGAGAtctcacaattaaataattcaaatattgaagaatacttgaataaaatcaaaatggaTGGCCGTTCTAGTAAAGAATTGTCAAATAGCTATGTAAATGCGATATATTCTACAGTCAAGTTATTGAATCCATCCCTCACGAAAACTGCAagtgaaatgaaatatttacgGCGAAGCCGAAGAGTTCCTGTTGAAGAATATTTAGACACTGTTTTAGGTGTTAAACAGTTAATAGAAAAGATCAAGCAATACACTGAAtcgtttattaatattgacgAAAGAAAAATAGAATCACGACGCAAAATCGATACGATCATAGCTATAACAGTAACTATGTTGACGAATCTACGTACAACTGAATTGTTGCAATTAGAAATTAAGCATCTTTATCAAATTGCTCAGAAAAAACCGATCACTTTAAAATTGTCTTATAACAAAGAGCAAAGAATTGATATACTATTAACAGAGACAATATCGAGtagtatgtataaaaatattattaatatggtTTTAAGTCGTGAAATATGGTGTGACAATAGTTTTAACAACACTAGTCAAATTAAGCAGTCATGTATCAAACTTATTTCTTGCAAGAATGATACTATTAATAAGACGTTTTCGGAATTTTACGTacaaattaatagtaaaaaaccAAAACTGACTTTAGGCTTAAAAACGATTCGCTCCTGTAATTCAACTCGATTGGTACAACACATTGACGGTTCACGCTCACATACGATGGATGAATCTAtttttgacttgaatttgaatgaatatataaaattgaacaaATACAGTATATTAAACGGTATTgcttattcaaatttatagacTTCAcatgtcaacaaaaaaattattactatttaaacgCTCTGTAGATAAATACGTGGCATATAACTTTTGGAAtaaaatgatctaaaattgttaaatttgatTGGAATTTCTAATCGTTTTAGATGAcgtgaattaaaatttcaagattttttttcgtaaccgttgaacaaattttcatatctGGACATTATGTTGCAGAAATAAACTCTGAAacatcattgaaaaaaattcaaaatggaTATTAAATCTGAGGTAACTCTATCTGTCTGAGTTTTGAGAAACCTCCTTCGCAATTCGAAAAATAGCAAGACCATTGATAGTTATGTAACatgaattttattccaatcgaTAAAGACtctaattcataattttaactttGACATCAATTCATATCTGATAGAAATTACTTCTTGTTGCACATTCTCTTTCAATGATTTGTTAACAATAAAGTACTAGATATTATTCACACGCTCTTTTGTGTCGTGAAAAgacgatatattttttagaccAGTTATTTTGCTCCTAGGCTACCTAAAACTCAGTGCTATGaggaattgattttttcatttgaaatatcTAAGAATCgagacattaaaaaatgaagaagttataaaaatcaatgaattaaaaattttgttgtcaGCAAAAAAACTGGACAATAATTGGTACTGCGGGCCAGCCCAAAAACTTCCCGCCGtttctgagctcaaggagcttgaaaaAACTCATGCATGTGATTGTATATTCATGAGATTTTCAAGCTCAGACAAGTTACGATTTATGttacagttttaaaattttaaatctaaaaataattaatgcacaaacatttttttaatttttcataattatgttcagtaaaataaatttattcagggGAAATTCAATGTAAGTTATAACAATGAATATTTAAGGGGTTTTAGTGGTTTCGTACGTTTcagaaatcgatttttttttgctttactTATAGTCAAATATTCCAAGAATATTGTCCCAAAAATTCAACTCAATCAGAGTAACCTTTGCGTCTCCCTCTccttagttaaaaaaattatttttttatccaatttTCAGGGGGGCCTGCTTGCCCCAAGGAGCTTTGTCACCCCCTCCTCCACTAACAAGGAAACGATGTCAGGGTGCCCCCCTTCAATTTCAATATAACTGAGATATGTTGTTCTCCGTCGAAATCTCAGAGAtgcgtacttttttttatcggtgGAAAAACATATCCAAGGGGTGAAATCACCCATCAAAGTTCAGGCTCAAAAGGTGAGTTTTGCAAGTTTCGCATACTTACAGTTTGAATAATCGAAGGAGACTAATGGCATCATTTTCGGAGTGAAAAATTATGGAAAGTGCTATTGatgttgtaataaaaaaaacattgaacaaaagttataagagttaaaattaaaaaagcgtctattaaaacaaaaatagccAATGGATTCCgtaaaatgagtaaataaacaaaaattgatctggtttaggcgtaaggaattaagaaattaaaaattacactggttttatcgagaaataaattagagatttatttacactatatacactgaaaaattgTAAGACTTACATttaatagcgaatgcaactgaATTTAACGTGATAGCGAATGCGAAATTCaggaaaatatttacatacataaaaTTGAGACGTGGTCAGAGCGGTTATAAATGCggtaattatttgtaatataattataaatatcaatcaaTTTACTCTCAGTGAATAGCAGCCTTAATGTACTGACTGAATCTTGAGAGAAATTAGCGTAGCAGTTTGGATTTATCGCACACGATTTGAATtatcaaagtaatttttgaacagaAGGTAGCAAGTAGCaaagcacgttgtagaataattattactggaagcgtcgttgagtcgttaTGGACGCTTGGTGttgacgtggcagccttgctgcatataacgaattttcccattggcttaaaagcgcgccaacaggaagTAGTTGACAGCGAAGCCTCTTATTGGtagaccaatataaaacgaattatgtgaTTGGCCGACTTGTAGTGGGTTCTCAAGGCGTTTTGACACGgccctgagttagaaattatATGTACCGGGTCAAAacagcgagtgacccggcactattctgactgTCAAACAGTAGCGAGTTTGGCAACTCCCGGACTTAGCGGAAATCcccgaagcttgattcaaattaatcatgCTCATGACTGAACAGATTCTAACGAAACCAATGGCTAGAAAAACCATAATTCAAAACTTTTCTCCAAATTCACAGAAACACGTAAAACCAAGCTGAGAGCGTCTATTTAAtcgtatataaataatttcgatcgtaaagtacactctgatgcttcgcatcataaATCTTGCAAAATCGAGCATTTTCAAGATGTATGAGAAGTCGCATTTTTCGACTTTTTATGGCCAGACAACACAATTTTTGAACTTTCTTTCTGATCGTTAAAAACATGTCCAACCCAGCTCGAAACGGCTATTTAGACATTTCGAAACAAGAAAAAGCATATctaagaatttttgaaaaagttgcatTTGTCGACTTATCTGGTCTagataactaaattttttaatttatttctaattgtAACCTACACGTAAAACCAAGCTTAGAACGTCTAtcgtatataaacaaaatagaGTATTTTCGAGAATTTATGAAAGGTCgcatttttcgattttttaggTGTAGAGAACGTGATTATGATATTTGGTTCCTAATCGTTAAAAACATGTTGAACCAAGCTTAAAACGTCTATTTAGACGTTTTAAAACGAGATAAAGCATTTCTgagaaacttttaaaaagtttcatttttcgACTTACCTGATCTAGATAACgtgattttttaactttgttcCTGATCAATAAAGCATTTTTCGACATTTTATGGCTAGAAAAACCCTATTTCAAAACTTTGCTCCCTATTGTCACAAACAAATTGTTACGACGACTCGTACAAGTAAGAGTAGTAGTCTAATAAATGAGAGTGTTAACACAGCCTTACCTGTAAGTCCTCAAATGTACTAATGCCAAAAACTCTCTGTATTATGGCACATAGTACTGTATTCTAAGTTATAGTGGTAAACTTAGGAGCATGAACacacaaaaatatatcaagtttTTCATATTCAAATGCAAATTCTGTACAAGTTATATGTACAGACAATGTacaaatgaaagaaaatatttttcgtaatGCTATATTGGAAGGTATCCACCTCCATATGCTAGTATGATAATGAGCCGAAAACAGCAACACATTTTTCCGATGGCTCGTACTTGTAAGAGTAGTAGTCTAAAACAAGAGGGTGTTAATACAGCCTTACTTGTAAGTCCTCATATGTACCAAAACCGACACTCCTCTGTATTATGACACATAGTTATGTCTTTCAAGTACTGGAGGTAAACTTAAGAGCATaaacatacaaatatataaaaagtatgtaaaatcAAAATGCAAATTTGGTACAAATTGTATCAAATTTGACATTGtacaagaatttaaaaatattcttcagAATAGTAGATAAGAAGGTATCTGCCGTCATTTACTACTATGATAATAAGCTGAAAACAGCAACGCACATCTATGCCAGCTTGTACTAGTAAGAGACGTAGTCCAAAACAAGAAGGTGTTATCATAGCCTTACTTGAAAGTACTCAAATGTACTGAAGACCAGAGTTGTAAAATttctaatgtaaaaaattcaccataaaaaattaaatttgatcacttattgaaaatttcattatcaataaattaaatttaatggctaatggaattttttgccattaaaaaattgaatttaatggccgattaaaatttctgctattaaaaaattaaatttaatggccTATGGAAATTTTCTCGTTGACAATCTAAATTCCATTATATCgtgtatcaaaatattttacttacgAATAATATACttcttaattaaaaaccaATTACCCGGAGAAAACAATTGGTCAATTTCAATGTATGATTATCTCTGTGAGTAAGATAAAGAAGCTAAATAGTCATATTAGGAAgagattttttcaattcattttggttttcataattattaatttcggtttgaaaaaaatttatagggaAAAGGCTACACATTAGcgtgagtcaaaaaaaaattttaattttttaacttcccgcttagaaaatcgataattttcaaaaatttcgaaaaggtattgttttcaccccgattttcgaaaatcgagttttcatcaaatgttgacgttttgaggtcctaggaagctattttgatgattttcagaataatgtccgagtgtctgtatgtatgtgtgtatgtgtgtgtgtgtgtatgtatgtgtgtgaatggtctataactttttaaataataaatcgattcAGATGATTAAGACAGCAATCAGAAGAGCTtcttggccatcaactttcctgaaaatttcagatcatctGATGAAGTacactcgaaaatattggtgaattacgaaaaaaaataacatttaatttttttaatgtttttttttatttctgcgAAACGAATTGAACGATCGAcgccaaaatctaatcagctctagaactttataaaacgcgtcgaatgCTGCCTCAATCAtttcaatcggtttatttgttcaagagatattgttggagaaagaaatggtaaaaaacggttcttttcaaatatcttcaatcgctttcaaattctaatcagctctagaattcaataaaacgcgtatATTGCCACTTCAAATTTCGAAATCGGTTAAATAGTTCAAATGATATCAgcgctgaaaaataaaaaaaaaacattctatATTACtttttccagataaatcaaaatgtactGTACTGAAATGTGTCTAAAATTGCAAACTTACAAACTTTTCCTCTTTATGGTCTCTTTTGATCATTATATAATGCCAtcaaacttgttctttagtttaaaccatattatcaacgaaaaaacacagattttaatctttttctcggatattttatatattattgctctgacctaagccaaaactcatttaaattttgatttcgaTCACTGaaattgatttctgcctcaatacatttagtttattgaacttaatcagaaattaaaatttaaaaaccgcttcttcattaatatttttcgattcttaaacttttaaacttcagcataaaGCGTAAATTGTTATAGTTTGAAAAGCccataaaaaacaatcgcatgcaataagattttcgaagagctcgaaaatatagtcacattaatattttcgagccgcttaagctcgaaaacagcgggaagtttttgggctggcccgcagagcCAACTGACGcccggattttttttccgcTTATACCCCCTGAAGCGTTAGTGGTTGTCGAGAAAAATATTCTCCCAAAAGATGAGCTCTCTAGCTCAACTATAAGAGGtcgctattttaattttgatttcccatctaattaacatgtaaaaattcactttttcactaaaagtctaattatttgtaagctgctcaatatttttcaaatttatataaagatctTTAAAGCTGATTCTTCAAGCTTCCCAAAACCCTATCATAAGTCATAATTATCACCAATTGAAGCTAgcaaaaaacaatgaaaattgaaaatttcattttgaaatacAAAATTGATCCTATTTAAATAGCTTCAATTGTCGTTTGACTTATGATAATTACGACTTGTCATAGGATTATAGGAAGCTTGAGGAATCAGCTTTAAAGAtctttgtataaattaaaaatatgttgagCAGCTTACGAGTAATTAGACttttagttaaaaagtaaatttttacatgttaattagatggaaaattaaaattaaaatagcgaCCTCTTATAGTTGAGCTAGAGAGCTCATCTTTTGGGAGGATATTTTTCTCGACAACCACTAACGGATCAGAGGGTaagagcgaaaaaaaaaattagagttttttttttaaccactcTAATGTGTAAcctttttcttataaatttttttttaaacggaaattagtaattataaaaaccaaaatgaattgaaaagaTCTCTTGCCAATATTAGTATCtagtttttttatgttaatggCAGAGATGATCATACACGGTGAGAATTTTACGCTACTTTATACTTTTCGCGCACATTGCGTTTTACTATGGGACATATTACGAGTGAACTATAGTTACTCATTATTGAATTCTGCAACAGCCCATAGTAAATTAAGTTAGGAGTAAAGTTAGCTATGTACCATGAAGAAATGAACTACAGCgccaattcaaaaaatataatgtaccATAGTAAAATGAACTACAGCGCcaattctaaaattataatataccaaagtaaaataaacaacagttctaattcaaaaattgtaatatgcaataataaaattaaatagaatgctattaaaaaaaacatcatgtatgacattaaaataatgtagCAAGTGGTTgtaattttcagaaaacacagttataaatttatttgttaattatcgtGAAAATGTATTGAAGcgtataatattatagtttcAGAGGATTTTAGACTGTTAGGattctaaacttttttttttaagtacagaTATATACTGTTTCGGTGTGGGATCGTGCGCCGCCGCTTTGATTCGGGTATTGGATGTCACGTGCTTCAATATGGCGTTGTCGCCTATATAAGCACTTGCACCCAATGCGAGCTAGCTTTTTCTACCGGCTCTTGACGATATACCAGCACATATCGCATATAGTTTACCAGATCAGAGTCAGAATCAATCAACGTTATAATTGATTACAGTTAGTTAATCGGGTTAATTAATCAGTATAATTGGTTACACTTAGTTAACAATTATAGTAACCAGTTCGTGTTACACGCGTATCGGTAAATAATACGATAAATGGGAGTATTATTTGGTGGTAAACCCTATGCATTTAGTCACAGTAACAGTGATATCGCACACAGTTAGTTGTACGTTATCAGACTTTGTAACCAGTGTGTGTGCGTTGTGGcagattgataattattaattgaataaataattatctaatcATAAACTGAACTAGTGTTTGAGTGAATTAACCTGATCCAGTCCATCTCCTATAATTAAGCATGAGAAGCAGCATCTGGCTGCATAGTCAAGGTCCGAGAGGTGTGTCCTGGAGGATCAAACCAGCAGCCAGTTCACGAACATCTAGAACATCAGCACCGAACTCCAAATTATGCTAAGTACTAGTATTAGTTTAGTTTTCCAAGGCTAGTTcgggtaaaaattaattaacagacGAGTCTCAAGTAGAACTAGCAGGGTCAGACTCACGAGAAGCTGCACGACTCCACCTAAAGTACAGGTGAAAGTAAACCCTAACGTTACAATACTACCCTATCGTTTTTAGGTAAAGGACAATAAGCGCTTTTCAAAAGAGGCAgtgaattatataaaatagcaTGTGTAATTGCCTTGTTTGAAAAACGCTTTCTACTTTTTATCTATGTACGGCAGTgcagtcaaaataaaattccttcataatatattcatttttttatttattataaaaaatattttcgattcttaaggCATTATAtacttaactttttaatttttattcatagttatattatttatgaaagataacaaataatataataaagaattaaaagttttatagaAATCATGTGTTACGTAATTAgcaagtatatatttatttctcttacgaaaattaaaacttgaaGGTTATATttgttatcattaaaaatataaatgtaaacgAAGGAtaccataaaattaataatacaataaattatcaatttaattattaactatatcCAAGTCTTtggtatgtatattttaccaTGAATTGACTTAATTTTATGagtaattatgatattttttcatgCTTACTCATCAAAGCTTATGCATTtcaatttatgaatattattatcatttacaaTAAATGCTTCAAAGTGACCACAAAAGTCAAAGTCAAATATTTCTGTCACAACTAAAATTACAGTGTTGTCAGCATTTAAAGCCATATGAAAGACTTCAACAAATTGAGTGTTGTTTTCAAAAGCTTTCATAAGTACTGTAATGATTTCaataatataatcatatttCTTTATCCATTTTAGAGTTACAATAGTATCGTATCTTTTAAcaacatttaaataagtataGATTTCAAGCGGTAAATCGGCTAACAACTTTTCTAATTTAGGTCCAAATACAAATTGTTAAGGGATATTTTGAGTTAAGAACTCattgtttaattgtaattgatGTTTTACTGCAATTGAACGACATACGTTTATACGCGATCTCGCAGCATAAGCTATATTTTTTCCGACTTTGTGTTTGCTTTCGTTTCACATACACGAAACATTATTTAAAGGTCCAACTTTTCTCATTGTCGATGAATAATGTTCGAGAAAGTAatgttttgtaattaaattctttttaaacaGCTCTAAACGAAGGTATAAATATTCTTCTATTTTACTATCTAGTATATCACAAGCATGTAAATGAAGAATATTACTactagcaataataataatacgttttaaagttaaatataatgACCAACACTCATTtcctttttcaattaaatgacCAATTataaaactgaaattttttgtcaaacaTAGCATTTCAGCAGCtgagattataattttattattcttcaaTTGATTTGGAGATATTTCTAAGGgttcattttttcgattttgtgaaaaattgatagcttgtaataaattatgaaagaaATCCAATGTAAATTTCTTTTCGACATCAATAAAGTGATTAAGAATTAGAGCCAGGTCACACTGGCATTCTCCTTCTAACAAGTCATGCATCATGTCAACATatgaattttctagaaaatgaAAGTTAGGTAATTGATGGAATACACATTGTGTTTTAATTCCACTCTCTTGTGGATTTAGATTTTTGACATGAAGATCATAGTTTGTTTTATTGCGTAATATACAGTCTCGCTTGTTAATAATGTTATTGATATAATTTCTATGAATCATGCAAAACcgacaaaaataattggtacGGAAGCTCTCATTCAGCCCAAATAAAGTTTGTAATCCTAAATTATGACCCAGAATTAATTGAAGTGAAAAATATACATCAGTTTCTGTTCCGCCATATTTAACCTTAATACCTTCACTTTCAAGAAATTTGAGTTCGTcgataattttagaaaatatacgATCATTTGTAAATACTCCTCTATCTAGACtattaaataaactgaatgaaaaaatagtactTAGTTTCGATTGAAACTCGGGTGGTAAACAAGGAATAGAAAGATAAATAGCTCCACATTTAGCAACACCGCGATGTCTTCCCAGAGGATTGTTCGGTTCAAAGTCATCGAAGTACAGAAATAAcggaaaaacaattttactgccaaatttaaattttgtctttTGCCATAATCCACcttgaatataattatatagtatTTTATCAGTCATAGCTTCTAGCTTTTTTACAtaagaaattgttttttctaatataaacggtaattcaaaaaattattttgaaactcTACGAATCGGTACAAATTGAACAAATACAGgaatatgtttataaattatagatccATTAACTTCCTTAAATTCTTGCTTCTCACCAATCATTATTTGTTCAGGTTGAATGAAAGTATTTAAATGCTCTAATTCGCTAAGCCGTGGAAATTCCGTTCCATATTTCGCAAGTGGTGATATTACTTTATTGAGCAAATTGTGAAtgctataaaaattagttaaaacgTTTGTTTATTGTAACTgatcttttatattttcttctaaattaattaaagtagatttaattaattaaaaaaataaagaaatgatatcgttaatttttaatctctaTATTCCaggaaaattatataattgagATATTACAGCAAGTAACTGATTATCAAATGACGGTGAATTATTAGAAGGAATATTCGACAAAGTAGTTGGCTCATGCATAACATCCACATCACTGGTATTGCTATCAATCGAATTATTTTCTATCGAGTGAGAATCTGAATTCCTATTAGCAGATGTCACACTGATTACTGGATCTCATCTCTTATTATCGTGTGTATACAGAAGACCGACAGGCCTATTATTACATGAATGTTTTGATGTCTTTACTAAACTGTATCcgcattttaataatattatcatagCAGGGGACTTAAACTGTAACTTATTGGATGATAGTCATACTGCTAATCACCTCAGGAACTTTATTTCTGAGTTATCACTGTACTGTGTCCCCTACGGTCCTACATTccacaaaaataattgtgattCTTGGTTAGATGTAATCATATTGGACAGTGAGAGCAAATTGGTCTCGTTTACTAAATCAGATGCTCCATTTATTGAGGGTGATGATTATTTAGTGTGTAAGTACCTACATTATAGTGCCGGCTATATTCCAAAGACATTAacatttagtaatttaaaaaattgtgataGCGTTGCCTTGTCAACCTCACTCTTTAACATGTTAAAAGTTAATGATGAGTTTATTCAAAGTTCAAATCCGAATGAACTGTTGGATTTCTTTCTGAAAAATGTCTTGTCTACTCTAGATTTATATGCGCCGTTGCTTACGAGAAAGATTTTCAGACAGAGTAATCCTTGGTTCACTCGTGAATTAAAACTAAAGTGCAAACAGCGAGATAGACTTTACAAACTTGCCAAGAGACATCGGGACCAAAATCTGCTTGCTTGTTACCGTCTTATTAGGAAGGAGGTAAAGATTCAATTGAATTCTGCCCGTGAAAGCTATTTAAAAACTGCATTATCGAATACATCACTAGGATCTTCAATTTGAAGCAAACTAAAGCATCTTGGACTAATAAATTCGAATCCTTCGTCTTCGTTGAATTTCTTCGATCCTTAGGAGCTAAATGAGTTTTACGCAAATATCGTCAGAAAGCATCCATCTTGTGGTAATGATTTTTTGGAGTCTCTCCATTTGGATTATACACGTCTAGTCAAATGTTTGTTTAACTGGcccaaaattaatattgttgaCGTTTCAAAAGCGCTACAATAGACCCTAGCAAAATCCAAAGGAAAAAGACTGGATCTGAGATGGCTGAGAGATCATCTATTACGAGTCACACTTTTCCTTTCTGCCTTATACAATAGATCTCTTGACACTGTTGTATTTCCTGacatttgaaaagttattcATATAATACCATTGAATAGAGTCACACCACCTAGATCTCTGTCAGACACTCAACCAGTAGCCAACCTATCTTAGCTGGCCAAAATATTCGAAAGAATTATTGCAAATCAAGTGACAGCTAGAGGTCATTAGACAAGCCAtggacaataataaattaacccTCTTAGTCTTGTTTGACTTGAGTAAGGCGTTTGACTATCTCAATCCGAAAGCTATACTAGTTGCTCTTTTTGAGGATGGTTTCTCATTGGAAACGATCGCGAGGTTTCATTCATATCTATCGAACCGGTCTCAGTCTATTCTCAATGACCATGGCATACCGATTCTGCTTCTCACAACGTCATCGGGGGTACCCCAGGGTTCAGTACTTGGTCCgtttgtttttaattgtaataatttcgGTAGTGAGGTGGCTAGTATACTGCAAGCATGGGTTATTTACTGATGACAGTTACATCTATCAACATTTCTTCATTTACCAGAGTGAATAAGCTGTTAGACAAGTGAATGCAGATGCTGAATCGATTGCGCACTGGGTGAATGCCCATGGATTGGAATGAAACTTGTCAAAACCAAAAGCAATGATCCTTGGCTCAAACAGTAAACTAAGACAACTGCAAGAATCTGATGTTCCACCGGTTATAATAAATGGTGTTATCATACCTTACGCTAACTCTGCTAAGTTTTTAGGAATCCATATTGATAGAAGTTTGTCTTGGAATAATCATGTCTCTCAAGTTGTTCGCAAAGTAAACTCAGCTCTAGATTCTCTGAAAGTGCGTAAAAACAATTTCACAGTGGAGCTTAGGAAGATATTGGTTACTGCTACTGTTCTACCACTTGTCGACCATTGTTCTATAGTTTTAGTGGATGCGACAGCCGAGAACGACTTGAAGTTGCAACGTGCATTTAATAGTGCAATACGTTACATATATGATCTCATGTAC encodes the following:
- the Vlf-1b-2 gene encoding very late factor 1b-2, bracovirus particle protein; amino-acid sequence: MSVLSSIDNSSLQTSRIETQLPLIHNNQCLLRQYREMTIETQKIHKAKLAKLKIEISQLNNSNIEEYLNKIKMDGRSSKELSNSYVNAIYSTVKLLNPSLTKTASEMKYLRRSRRVPVEEYLDTVLGVKQLIEKIKQYTESFINIDERKIESRRKIDTIIAITVTMLTNLRTTELLQLEIKHLYQIAQKKPITLKLSYNKEQRIDILLTETISSSMYKNIINMVLSREIWCDNSFNNTSQIKQSCIKLISCKNDTINKTFSEFYVQINSKKPKLTLGLKTIRSCNSTRLVQHIDGSRSHTMDESIFDLNLNEYIKLNKYSILNGIAYSNL